The genome window TTAAATCGAGCTTGAGTCGATCTCGAACTATTTGAATATTTCAATGAATTAAATTTGAGGCTAGAAATGTTATGCTCGATAAACTTGCAAGCTTTTCGAGTTTAggtatatttaaatatatataattttatactTATAAAATTActtagggcctgtttggaaccttaagttttttgtaaatttgtatgctactagttttttaacaacttttgctacagaaacttttcaaaatttttcaaaattttttacctacacatttcaaaatactcaaaacacataaaattttttttttcttcttcctcccttaCCCCAACCCACTATCACCTCCAGCGCCTGAGAACCCTAGCCGAGGTGGTAGAAGAGGTGAGAACCCCTCGAGAAGTAACGTGTCGAGGTGGATCTTCAGGAGATACCACTGGATAAGGCCTCGGATTGTCCGGGCCGAAATGACCATCCTCACTAAGCCCCCCAAGTTTCGGGGAGGTGATCTTGGTTTCCCGAGGTCGGTACTTCCCCGAAGCTGATATGCGCGTAAAACACGAGGTACAGTAATCATGACCATGTGGATGAGACTACTGAAGAATTGACGTGATGGCTATCAGTCTGAACGGGCGCGAGTTTGGCGGGCAAGCGAACAGCCTTTTcattaatgaggagagagagaaCGCATCTCTTCACCTTCTCCCTGGAtgcctataaatagaggtcCATTTTCACCGTTTCATTCtttatcaaaaattgaaaatcacCCCAGAGCtctgtttctttctcttttcacTTCGGCAATCTTTCTGAACCACATCTTCGGCAATTCCTTTGAATCACCTATTCTAAGTAAGTtcacttcttttccttttcttctgatATTATGGCTAGAACAGCTCGTACGCACAAAGAGACGGTTAGGCCAGATTTCACCTAGGCGGAGAGGTCTGACCCCTCCGAGGAAGAAACCGCGTCCGAAGCTGGAGGTGGAGGAGCTGAAGCGTCTCACCGAGCTGGGGGCGAGGCCGAGGCGTCCCAGCGGGTCGGGGACGAGGCCGAGGAGATAGAGGTTGAAGGCGAGGTCGTTTACGACGATGACCTCGGGAACGAAGTCCCCCGGGATGAGGGTGCCCAGGAGCCGTCCTTTCCTCCGAACCTGTCTACACTGAACTATGGTCAGATGCCCAACTTCAGTAGAGCATGAAACAAGCTTCAGTAACCGAAGTGATTCGCAGATATCCCTAGAGGAGGGATTACAGTATCTACGTGCCCCAACCGCACCAATCAGCCGCACAGCCGCCAAGGGGAAGGGTGGCCATTTATGTGGAGCAGGTGGAGGCCGGGTTCAGGGTACCCACGACGAGGTTCCTGCGGGATTGCCTGAGGTACTGGGGGGTGAGGATTACTCAGCTCACCCCTAATGCTATTCGTGTCCTTGTCGGATTCCAACTGCTGTGCCGACATCAGGAAATAGAGCCCAACGTGAACCTCTTCCGCCGCTGCTACTCACTCAAGAACAGCGGGAGTGAGAAGGGTTGGTTCTACTTCGGGAATAAAGTTTCGAAATTGGTAGTAGACGCTCCGAGCTCGATAAAGGAGTGGAAGAGGAACTTCGTCTTCATCCCGGCTGAGGACTTCCCTCGAGGGTTCTGGTGGAGGCCTCCCACCTCGGTGAAAGAGGTGTCCCCGGGCAAACTGGAAGAACGCAACTTCAGAAAGTTGACGGGGTCAGGCCTCAGAATTAATTGTTGGGACTTTCCCGAAGTGGTGCTCGTGAAGGGCGGGCTCAGCCGAGCCCTGATCAGCCCGGGCCACCCCGTCATTTTGTCTTCTAGGCTCCATAGACCttgtacttgtccatttcccctttttTGTTTACCCTTCTTAAATTCTAACTAACTCTTCCTTGTGCTTTGCAGTGACGAAGATTTCCGACCTCATAACCTCGGGAGATGTCGAGGTGGTGAAGAGGGCACCCAAGAAACGCAAGGATGGTGATGGGCCCTCCACCAGGCCGGTCAAGAAAACCACCACGGCAACGGGCGACCGCGAGCCAACCGTGGTGATCATAGGGGAAGGCTCAGGCACCACGGCCACGCCGGGGAGGTCCAAAGCCTCAACCATTCCAGTGGGGGTTCCTTCCCGGGGTGTCACAATTGCTTCCTCACCTTGGGGCAGGACGGCGTCTGCTTCCACGGGTAACCCCGTCTCGGGGTCTTCATTGTTCAACCTCCACCACGTTTCTTCGAAGGAGGCTGAGGAGGATAAAAGGCACCCCGGATGGCATTGGTGTCCGGAGTGGGGGGTCGGTGTTAATGACCGCTGCAAGGATCCCGAAGTCGCGCATGAGCTGCTGGCGAACTCGGTCCTGCTGCGGGACAACACTTACACTAGAAAGCTCACTCCCGCCGAGCTGATGCAGAGCGCCTTGGTCTCATGGGCGGCCAGCACGGCGTTCTTTGCCGAGATGTACCAACGCTTCGGGGATTTCATACAAACCTATGAATCTCCTGAAGAGCTCAAAAAGAAGATCGCCGACCTGGAAGGAAAGCTAAAGGCCGCTGAGTTGGGACGAGACAAGGCCGAGGCGGCAAAGAAGAAGACCGAGGTTGCCAACAACTCCCTTGTGACAGCCCTTGAGGaggagaaggagagaagagCCCAAGAAGAGCAGTCGGCCAAGGAGGCCATAGACAAGGCCGGGGCCACTGCCGTGGAGGCCTTCCGGACGTCGGAGGCCTTCAATCGCGACCTCGGCGAGCTCTCCCGCCCAAGCTTTATGTTGGGCTATATCTCGGCTGTCAATGATGCCACGCCCTTCCTCTCTTCTGAACAGCTGGAGTCCCTCCAAAATGCTCCGCACTATAACGAGGACGCCAAAGAACTGTGCGACCGCATGGGTGAGGGCATCCGAGCTGGAAGGGACTTAGCCGAGGTGCGGGCTGAGTTCAACAAATGGCTCCAAGAGTTTGAGCTGAATGGCGACGAGCTGGAGGGGAATCAGACCGGCGGAGGAGCTGAGGGAGAGCAGGACGCTGAGGCGGGGGGCGCCGAGGCTGGTAGCGAGACCATGGGGGAGCAGGACCCCGGGGCAGGAAGTGCCTAGAAGCACTCTTTTTGTAATTGATGGCCGAGGCTATGACCTCGGCCTTTCACTTTTGTACTTGGCTTTTTTATCAATACAATGATTTTTGAGTTCTTTTTCATTGAGCTCGGTCTTCTTTATTACTGTTTTGTCCCtttatttttcacttgtgaTGAAATGTGAATAAGTGGAAAATAACTTGAAGATTTAGAATTAAAACACGTACCCTTTAAGGGTGATACAACTTAAGATTTTCGGCATGCCAGCTCCGAGGTACTCGAGATCCATCTCGGTATACCAGTTTACAATATCCATTTTGGCTGGACTCAACAACACGGTAGGGTCCCTCCCATTTGGGACTTAATTTACCCTGCGGTTCAGTTCGGCTGACCGAGTTCTTCCGGAGCACGAGACCTCCCGGATTGAATCGTAAATGTTTGACCCGAGCATTGTAGTAACCAGTTAGGATATTCTTGTAGATAGCAACTTTGGCAGCGGCCATATCACGTTTCTCTTCGACAAGGTCGAGGTCAACTCGCCGCTCCTCCTCGTTGACTTCGGCTGCGTACGCTGCCATTCGTGGACTTGGAGTGATGAATTCGACGGGA of Coffea arabica cultivar ET-39 chromosome 5c, Coffea Arabica ET-39 HiFi, whole genome shotgun sequence contains these proteins:
- the LOC140007361 gene encoding uncharacterized protein, which gives rise to MAAYAAEVNEEERRVDLDLVEEKRDMAAAKVAIYKNILTGYYNARVKHLRFNPGGLVLRKNSVSRTEPQGKLSPKWEGPYRVVESSQNGYCKLVYRDGSRVPRSWHAENLKLYHP